One genomic region from Panicum virgatum strain AP13 unplaced genomic scaffold, P.virgatum_v5 scaffold_1427, whole genome shotgun sequence encodes:
- the LOC120693972 gene encoding regulatory-associated protein of TOR 1 isoform X2 — MYVTKLPDLTSSWLPAEGDKQETHPASMALGDLMASRLVHYSSSPSPSPSPSMAAPTPPLPNHHHNHVTDDLPVANGPEPRNGLEVAEVEKPAPVVYLPQVVVVLCEQRHEGIDEAAAAAGPSTSGLVSKWRPKDRMKTGCVALVLCLNISVDPPDVIKISPCARMECWIDPFSMAPPKALENIGKTLHSQYERWQPKARYKLQLDPTVEEVKKLCNTCRRYARSERVLFHYNGHGVPKPTTNGEIWVFNKSYTQYIPLPITDLDSWLKTPSIYVFDCSAAGIIVKAFLERLDWSSSSSSSSQKDCILLAACEAHQTLPQSAEFPADVFTACLTTPIKMALHWFCKRSLLRGSMDHSLIDQIPGRQNDRKTLLGELNWIFTAITDTIAWNVLPHDLFQRLFRQDLLVASLFRNFLLAERIMRSANCSPISYPLLPPTHQHHMWDAWDMAAEICLSKLPQLIADPNAEFQPSPFFTEQLTAFEVWLDHGSEDKKPPEQLPIVLQVLLSQSHRFRALVLLGRFLDMGPWAVDLALSVGIFPYVLKLLQTSAMELRQILVFIWTKILSLDKSCQVDLVKDGGHAYFIRFLDSLDAYPDQRAMAAFVLAVIVDGHRTGQEACIHACLIDVCLRHLQPENPHDAQAEPLLLQWLCLCLGKLWEDFAEAQLLGLQSNAPEILIYLLSEPQPEVQCLHISSVLSFASFTIYLLNIWSCQVRASAVFALGNLLDMGSTSSNGADDDSDDDEKVKAEINVVRSLLQVSSDGSPLVRCEVAIALTRFALGHNKHLKSVAAEYWKPQTNSLLKSPPSLANISSPNNVYSPNNIRQGSSGLASHIGPVLRVGSDSSATGRDGRVSTSSPIATSSILHGSPQSDDSSQHSDSGILLRDNASNGGLSYTRSRPADSVIYSQYISTMCSVAKDPYPRIATIGRRALSLIGVEQVVMKNSRFNSGGAHQGETSAPPSNFGMARSSSWFDMNSGNFSIAFRTPPVSPPQHDYLTGLRRVCSMEFKPHPMNSPEGLADPLLSSAAAPSNADLSILPKSTIYNWSCGYFSRPLLTGSDDNEEAHARREERGQITLDCIAKCQRSSACKMTSQIASWDTRFDSGTKAALLLPFSPIVIAADENEQIRVWNYDDALPVNSFQNHKLSDRGLSKLLLINELDESLLLAASSDGNVRIWKNFTQKGGQKLVTAFSSVQGHRAAGRSIVIDWQQQSGCLYASGDMSSILVWDLDKEQLLSTIQSSGDSAISALSASQVRSGHFAAGFADGSVRIFDVRSPDRLIYMARPHAPRTEKVVGIGFQPGFDPYKIVSASQAGDIQFLDVRRAAEPYLTIEAHRGSLTALAVHRHAPVVASGSAKQMIKVFSLEGEQLTIIRYQPSFMGQRIGSVNCLSFHPYKSLLAAGAGDNALVFIYAEENYK, encoded by the exons ATGTATGTGACCAAGCTCCCCGACCTCACCTCGTCATGGCTGCCGGCTGAGGGGGATAAGCAGGAGACACACCCAGCGTCCATGGCATTGGGAGATCTCATGGCGTCCAGGCTCGTCCACTACTCGTCCTCGCCGTCCccatcgccgtcgccatcgatggccgcgcccacgccgccgctgccgaatCACCACCACAACCACGTCACGGATGACCTCCCCGTCGCCAACGGTCCGGAGCCCAGGAATGGGCTGGAGGTCGCCGAGGTGGAGAAGCCGGCGCCCGTGGTGTACCTGCcccaggtggtggtggtgctgtgcGAGCAGCGCCACGAGGGGATCGACgaggctgctgccgccgccgggccctccACCAGCGGCCTCGTCTCAAAGTGGCGCCCAAAGGACCGG atgaagaCTGGATGTGTTGCCCTTGTATTATGTTTGAACATTAGTGTTGATCCACCAGATGTAATTAAAATCTCCCCTTGCGCAAGAATGGAGTGCTGGATAG aTCCATTTTCTATGGCACCTCCTAAGGCccttgaaaatattggaaaaactTTGCACTCACAGTATGAGCGCTGGCAACCTAAG GCTCGTTACAAGCTTCAGCTAGATCCAACTGTGGAGGAAGTTAAGAAGCTTTGTAATACTTGCCGCAGATATGCCAGATCAGAGAGAGTCCTTTTCCATTACAATGGCCATGGTGTACCAAAGCCTACAACTAATGGTGAGATTTGGGTGTTTAACAAG AGTTACACGCAGTATATTCCACTTCCGATTACTGATCTTGATTCTTGGCTAAAAACACCTTCCATTTATGTTTTTGACTGCTCAGCAGCTGGAATTATTGTGAAAGCTTTTCTAGAG CGCCTAGACTGGAGTTCCAGCTCCTCTTCGTCTTCGCAGAAGGATTGCATTCTTCTTGCTGCCTGCGAAGCACATCAAACACTTCCCCAGAGTGCAGAATTTCCTGCTGATGTGTTTACGGCTTGCCTTACAACACCCATCAAGATGGCATTGCACTG GTTTTGTAAGAGATCATTACTCCGTGGTTCTATGGATCATTCTCTTATTGACCAAATTCCTGGAAGGCAAAATGACCGTAAAACTCTTCTTGGAGAACTGAATTGGATTTTCACTGCCATTACAGACACTATTGCATGGAATGTTCTTCCTCATG ATCTATTCCAAAGGCTTTTCAGGCAAGATCTTCTGGTTGCTAGTCTCTTCCGTAACTTCCTGCTTGCTGAGAGAATCATGCGATCCGCAAATTGTTCTCCAATTTCTTATCCGTTGTTACCACCGACACATCAACACCATATGTG GGACGCATGGGACATGGCTGCTGAGATTTGCCTTTCCAAGCTTCCTCAGTTAATTGCTGATCCAAATGCAGAGTTTCAG CCAAGCCCTTTTTTCACGGAACAACTGACGGCTTTTGAAGTGTGGCTTGATCATGGTTCTGAGGACAAGAAGCCCCCAGAACAATTACCTATAGTTCTTCAG GTCCTGCTTAGTCAATCACATAGATTCAGAGCGCTTGTTTTGCTTGGAAGATTTCTTGACATGGGACCATGGGCAGTTGATTTG GCCCTGTCTGTTGGAATCTTTCCTTATGTGCTCAAACTGCTTCAAACAAGTGCAATGGAGTTGCGTCAAATTCTTGTGTTCATATGGACGAAAATTCTATCTCTTGATAAG TCGTGCCAGGTGGACTTGGTTAAAGACGGAGGACATGCATATTTTATCAGGTTTCTTGACAGTTTGGATGCTTACCCAGATCAGCGTGCAATGGCCGCTTTCGTTTTAGCAGTTATTGTGGATGGGCATAGGACGGGTCAAGAGGCCTGTATTCATGCATGTCTTATAGATGTTTGTCTGAGACATCTGCAACCTGAAAATCCCCATGATGCACAGGCAGAGCCTTTGCTTTTGCAGTGGCTTTGTTTATGCCTTGGCAAACTCTGGGAAGATTTTGCTGAGGCTCAGTTACTTGGTCTGCAATCAAATGCACCagaaattttaatttatttgttATCGGAGCCCCAACCTGAGGTACAATGCCTTCATATTTCATCTGTTCTTTCCTTTGCTTCCTTCACAATATATTTATTAAATATTTGGTCTTGCCAGGTCAGAGCTTCTGCTGTTTTTGCACTTGGGAATCTTCTGGATATGGGATCAACATCATCAAATGGCGCCGatgatgattctgatgatgatgaaaaagtaaaagCTGAAATAAATGTCGTTCGAAGCCTTCTGCAGGTTTCTTCAGATGGTAGCCCCCTTGTTAGATGTGAGGTTGCTATAG CGCTTACTCGTTTTGCATTGGGTCACAATAAGCATCTCAAATCTGTTGCTGCTGAGTATTGGAAACCTCAAACCAATTCATTGCTGAAGTCACCTCCATCACTGGCCAATATAAGTAGTCCAAACAATGTCTACAGTCCCAACAACATTCGACAAGGCAGCAGTggtcttgcttctcatattggTCCTGTGCTAAGGGTTGGCAGTGATAGCAGTGCCACTGGTCGTGATGGAAGGGTTTCTACGAGCAGCCCGATTGCGACAAGTAGCATCCTGCATGGCTCTCCCCAGTCAGATGATTCTTCCCAACACTCTGATTCAGGCATATTACTGAGAGACAATGCAAGTAATGGTGGCCTCAGCTACACTAGATCGAGGCCTGCTGACAGTGTCATTTATTCTCAATATATATCAACTATGTGTTCTGTTGCTAAAGATCCTTACCCAAGAATTGCAACTATTGGTCGGAGAGCACTGTCCCTTATAGGTGTCGAGCAAGTGGTCATGAAAAACAGTAGATTTAACAGTGGAGGTGCACATCAAGGGGAGACATCTGCACCTCCATCAAACTTTGGAATGGCACGCTCTTCTTCCTGGTTTGATATGAATTCTG GAAACTTCTCAATTGCATTTAGGACGCCTCCTGTTAGCCCCCCTCAACATGATTATCTTACAGGATTACGCCGAGTGTGTTCTATGGAGTTCAAACCACATCCTATGAATTCTCCTGAGGGCTTAGCTGATCCCCTTTTGAGCTCTGCTGCGGCTCCCAGTAATGCTGATCTAAGCATACTTCCCAAATCAACAATTTACAACTGGAGTTGTGGATACTTCTCTAGGCCACTTTTAACTGGTTCTGACGATAATGAAGAAGCCCATGCtagaagagaagagagaggacAAATTACACTAGATTGCATTGCTAAGTGCCAGAGATCAT CAGCTTGCAAGATGACAAGCCAAATTGCTAGTTGGGATACAAGGTTTGATTCAGGTACAAAAGCAGCATTATTGTTGCCATTTTCTCCAATCGTCATTGCAGCTGATGAAAATGAACAAATAAG AGTGTGGAACTACGATGATGCACTACCCGTGAACTCTTTTCAAAACCATAAATTGTCCGACAGAGGGCTATCGAAACTCTTGCTTATCAACGAGCTTGATGAGAGCTTGCTTTTAGCTGCCTCAA GTGATGGAAATGTACGTATATGGAAAAATTTTACTCAAAAGGGAGGACAAAAACTTGTAACTGCTTTCTCATCAGTTCAGGGTCATCGAGCTGCTGGTCGCAGTATTGTGATCGATTGGCAGCAGCAATCTGGTTGCCTG TATGCATCTGGTGACATGTCTTCCATCTTGGTATGGGATCTTGACAAGGAACAACTTCTCAGCACCATTCAGTCATCTGGTGACAGTGCGATTTCTGCCCTC TCTGCATCTCAGGTCCGCTCTGGACACTTTGCTGCTGGTTTTGCTGATGGTTCTGTCAGGATATTTGATGTTCGCTCTCCTGATAG